In a genomic window of Strix aluco isolate bStrAlu1 chromosome 3, bStrAlu1.hap1, whole genome shotgun sequence:
- the LOC141921894 gene encoding taste receptor type 2 member 9-like: MEACHSQDKFNITLYGAIAMVIITPQAFAGMWINAFIVSVLCVTWLKKKTFNSNEKILLVLGCSRFWFLCSTWIYSFFSVIYPRCFSVHPIPQLSAAIETFFNSYNLWASAFLCVFYCIKIATFRHIFFIYLKLKIDRIVPWLLLGLLFSSLFLCILAYDFTDKTCCQNLNSTTLGNLWESNVRIDERFFPMFFISGLGITTAFLAVIFSVLLLLFSLWRHKCKMQTNSMKDLSMDAHIKAMKSILSFFFIYSIDFTFLVLILIYATKMENPAMFLTLILQYVFPSVHSLILILSNPKLKKALLRTLPCVKCKVCMK; this comes from the coding sequence ATGGAAGCTTGTCACTCTCAAGATAAATTTAATATCACTTTATATGGTGCCATCGCTATGGTCATCATCACACCTCAGGCATTTGCTGGCATGTGGATAAATGCTTTCATTGTTTCTGTGCTTTGTGTTACTTGGctcaaaaagaaaaccttcaacTCTAATGAGAAGATCTTGCTGGTTCTGGGGTGCtccaggttttggtttttgtgcAGCACATggatatattcctttttttcagtaatttatcCCCGGTGCTTTTCTGTTCACCCCATACCCCAACTATCTGCAGCTATTGAAACCTTTTTTAATTCTTACAACTTGTgggcttctgcttttctttgtgttttttattgTATAAAAATTGCAACTTTCAGGCACATCTTCTTCATCTACCTGAAACTAAAAATTGACAGGATTGTACCATGGCTGTTACTGGGTTTACTGTTTTCATCCCTGTTCCTCTGCATCCTTGCCTATGACTTCACTGATAAAACGTGCTGCCAAAACCTCAATTCTACCACCCTAGGAAATCTGTGGGAATCGAATGTCAGAATTGATGAACGTTTTTTCCCTATGTTTTTTATCAGTGGCTTAGGAATTACCACTGCATTCCTGGCAGTAATCTTTtctgtccttctcctcctcttttctctctggaGACACAAATGCAAGATGCAAACAAACTCAATGAAGGACCTCAGCATGGATGCCCATATCAAAGCCATGAAAtctattttgtcctttttcttcatttacagcATTGACTTTACATTTTTGGTCTTGATACTGATTTATGCCACGAAGATGGAAAATCCTGCGATGTTTCTCACTTTAATACTTCAGTATGTTTTTCCGTCTGTTCATTCCCTTATTCTGATTCTCAGCAATCCCAAACTGAAAAAGGCACTGCTGAGGACTCTGCCCTGTGTGAAGTGCAAGGTCTGCATGAAGTAG
- the TDRD6 gene encoding tudor domain-containing protein 6, with protein MSRGAGMSLSPGARVALRVCAVGLRPEVPVVRLWGLLGERRAEYVRLRREIQAAAGPRLVAAPGPGGPVAGGAELCTGDMGLVEVVGLWYRCCVVSRRGQHYRVFLLDEGCTMVTSAYYLARGCKELFHLPPEVLGCVVADVVPPGGPGMAVSGDVCASTWTVEAMEFLSYLHGKEVLGLVQKVVTPQLIVLELPQLVAQMHQLGLARQVTPSLFCQVLRCCLTHSHFGNLLKLQPPASSLVTCAVPQLRQVTQADYFYPQLQLGVTEPVLVTHVSDPHHIYCQLQSLSQEILCLSDTMCHACDWWEQDLLPKVGSPCAARGIDGQWYRALVLELIAGEQDQQVALVIFVDYGRKETVTRANLRHLPVECFRMPVVTYPCALQGISDGGCGWSPSQIDELKALVLGKRVSAHLKAFNSYEHLYYVSLYGENGVNLNHLFGVQTCCLVSSHMQVSQTEAQKQLEVEESTAKELEFLPGALPVALTHRDLASAPGAGVHLELGVFHDVQVSHLRDPSEFWLQLHEHRQLFRQLRQSMWNFYSHAPKLYGAGWDLQPGSLCVSRKEGVFCRAVITRVLDSEVEIHLVDTGNMETVGRNAVKELLPRFRELPALALKSCLVGVSPLGGSWSEVSVSAFREIVLNKGLKARFLSAQGDKYMVEILDQSQLGEKSVGKLMVQRGYAEYQRCEVPETLQKSSDKAVSQASSPAPAGKENQVNAEKRHREEPDLKRSDRALNPCAAVMVRESPVAAIHNSKSSETLPAQKYEGKKNLPIPWRQSYVEMTPSSSHGGQLEVGSTVNVVVSYVENPSYFWCQLSRNCHDLKVLMAEIQEYCKNSSNPCAWPDSVCLAQYSEDEKWYRALITSETPSAEKVEVLYVDYGNREQVSLTNLRSTNKRFLKLEAQAFRCSLYNLIQPNGQDPFAWDEAAVQAFQEFVDTSSSQLDLKCTVFALASIKHKELFNIVDLMTPFQSACQFLTERGVARPLSPQKPLVSSVQLHSYYYSMHGIKIGSEEDVFITHVEDPWTFYCQLERCADVLAQLMDNIDRLSETMTSLTTSQKSGSLCLAKYTDNCWYRGLITKTKPNTEVFFVDFGNTETIEKDHLLPLPSDACDILLLPMQAIKCSLADISNVPKEATTWFKQAVLERQLKAIVVAKKPDGKLLIELFDGSTQINVKLKDYTGLCRHVEDETLCSRNTNVNERNEAAESALNASRPLERKECRSEAQGGGRSSKRHFKEADVNVFQPATKGDLADGLLESDEMLSSEKGAFLLNKAGEESLLPIQLNAQSNIKSDAEGSCITLKKVSDLLQQKIVPALKVLVYVSHVNDPLDFYVQLESDEAQLNSISEILNNRTQAEKLCGQLFQAGDLISAVYSEDSLWYRAVVKEKTCDNLISIQYIDYGNTSVINVDQAHRLPEDLSSIPAISIHCFLGGLRCKKNTVWAEKAVLYFTKRTSEVLLTCEFVEKVEDKWEVVLSDHQGIITVDLAEENLASRERSCSTETLDRGENSDMITVCEPSPPQGQNEISCVSDSKSFIWKFPEAGQTVKIHVTVVNGPEYFWSRSADTEDMNYIEEKTEEAENHGLNSLNDCRSCIKRGDICLAKHSEDGKFYRAKVSSIKGDTVVVRHVDYGSEEAVSMEMVREIPCELLKVPNQAFACCLSGFSSSEGSWLSEAKEKFYDMTENLLLEAEVIETQEDKASEVPLSVVKLEASGKSINEEMKSFWKANKGTGDNAFSNLENPLKENRCSNDDMGLCLKRETTAVFGLAQEESESALLCSEPFLGVTSECLNTVETNVSVGAVESMSGKADDGCETAEHQSNFDKEIPLPEGESNNNVLLEPMRSCSLPILGSEMKASEQELSELLFGEDAELKAELIGSASAASLFLGNEQEVQGLPVLQVQSSSSDETGTLMELDQLQKHSSYDDLKELMLELEALSVPPSFGEETKDALETELLEIQTALGSEAGEKVLEQELFELPVVSEDMGELGALKPLEILPSLHERENSVPSVSDGLKTVELIPPSQLALGEKAKNLELNLSGVHKAEAIQEDWMEVEPPPLRLSSSADGPEKQLDQKTHDMLSVLGAEIEQFLELVAPDVQPSYEDGEDDSLGLEHTALQSSANSGSQFSFLTKDVMNQRSVCTVKSHDCKVEKHEERQKKKEDCYVEEWMKQDLTDLLKGCGNTCVHSSDCKPGDEEVEKKPNENLADRGAEHKEYTCNLKGFAVGSKCVVWTSLKWCEARILGVSERGTRVLNLSSGNEELVGPENVWNGIPDWAASSPEAITPATEDLYSLPEKSLLQEKQMGCSSDLAEDPHVLQHP; from the exons ATGAGCCGCGGGGCGGGGATGAGCCTCAGCCCCGGCGCCAGAGTGGCCCTGCGGGTCTGCGCCGTGGGCCTGCGCCCCGAGGTGCCCGTTGTGCGGctgtgggggctgctgggtgaGCGCAGGGCGGAGTACGTCCGCCTCCGCCGTGAGAtccaggcggcggcggggccgcggctggTGGCTGCCCCGGGTCCTGGTGGGCCGGTGGCTGGTGGAGCTGAGCTGTGCACTGGGGACATGGGCCTGGTGGAGGTGGTCGGGCTCTGGTACCGCTGCTGTGTGGTGAGTCGCCGTGGCCAGCACTACCGTGTGTTCCTGCTTGATGAGGGCTGCACGATGGTCACGTCTGCCTACTACCTGGCGCGGGGCTGCAAGGAGCTTTTCCACCTGCCTCCGGAGGTGCTGGGCTGTGTTGTGGCTGATGTCGTGCCTCCTGGAGGCCCTGGGATGGCAGTCTCTGGGGATGTCTGTGCCTCCACCTGGACAGTGGAGGCTATGGAGTTCCTCAGCTACCTGCATGGCAAGGAGGTGCTTGGCCTGGTGCAGAAGGTGGTGACGCCACAGCTCATAGTGCTTGAGCTGCCCCAGCTTGTAGCCCAGATGCATCAGCTGGGCCTGGCCAGGCAGGTCACGCCCAGTTTGTTCTGCCAGGTGCTCAGGTGCTGCCTAACTCACAGCCACTTTGGGAACCTGCTCAAGCTGCAGCCTCCAGCATCTTCCCTGGTCACTTGTGCAGTGCCACAGCTGAGACAGGTGACACAGGCTGATTACTTCTACCCACAGCTTCAGTTGGGTGTGACAGAGCCTGTCCTAGTGACCCATGTTTCTGACCCGCACCATATCTACTGCCAGTTGCAGAGCTTGTCGCAGGAGATCCTCTGCCTCTCTGATACCATGTGCCATGCTTGTGACTGGTGGGAGCAGGATTTATTACCCAAAGTGGGCTCACCCTGTGCTGCCCGTGGCATAGATGGCCAGTGGTACCGTGCACTTGTGCTGGAGCTTATTGCTGGGGAGCAGGACCAGCAAGTGGCTCTAGTGATCTTTGTGGACTATGGCAGGAAGGAGACTGTAACCAGAGCTAACCTGCGCCATTTGCCTGTTGAGTGTTTCCGTATGCCTGTGGTCACTTACCCATGTGCTCTTCAAGGTATCTCAGATGGTGGTTGTGGCTGGTCCCCATCGCAGATCGATGAGCTGAAAGCGTTGGTGCTAGGCAAACGAGTGAGTGCTCACCTCAAAGCCTTTAACTCCTATGAGCATCTCTATTATGTGAGCCTGTATGGGGAAAATGGTGTCAACTTGAACCATCTTTTTGGGGTGCAGACTTGCTGCCTGGTGAGCAGCCATATGCAGGTCAGCCAAACTGAAGCTCAGAAGCAGCTGGAAGTAGAAGAATCCACAGCTAAAGAACTGGAATTCCTCCCAGGAGCACTTCCTGTTGCTTTAACACACAGAGATTTGGcctctgctcctggagctggtgTGCATCTGGAGTTGGGTGTGTTCCACGATGTGCAGGTTTCCCACCTCCGAGACCCATCCGAGTTCTGGCTGCAGCTCCATGAGCATCGCCAGCTCTTCAGGCAGCTGAGGCAGAGCATGTGGAATTTTTACTCCCATGCCCCAAAACTGTATGGTGCTGGGTGGGACCTACAGCCTGGATCCCTTTGTGTCAGTAGGAAAGAGGGTGTCTTTTGTCGAGCGGTGATCACCAGGGTACTGGACAGTGAGGTAGAGATACATCTGGTGGACACAGGCAATATGGAAACTGTAGGTCGGAATGCAGTAAAGGAGCTGCTCCCTCGGTTCAGGGAACTACCTGCTTTAGCTCTGAAGTCTTGTTTGGTAGGTGTGTCTCCTCTGGGAGGGAGTTGGAGTGAGGTATCTGTGTCTGCATTCAGGGAGATTGTACTGAACAAGGGACTAAAGGCTCGTTTTTTGAGTGCACAGGGTGACAAATACATGGTTGAAATTTTGGACCAGTCTCAATTAGGAGAGAAAAGTGTAGGTAAACTCATGGTCCAGAGAGGGTATGCTGAATACCAGAGGTGTGAAGTACCTGAGACTCTCCAGAAATCATCTGATAAGGCTGTGAGCCAGGCCTCTTCCCCAGCACCTGCTGGGAAGGAAAACCAAGTAAATGCAGAGAAGAGGCACAGGGAAGAACCTGATCTAAAGAGAAGTGATAGAGCACTTAATCCTTGTGCAGCTGTGATGGTCAGAGAGAGCCCTGTTGCAGCCATTCACAATTCTAAAAGTAGTGAAACTCTTCCTGCTCAGAAGTATGAGGGCAAGAAAAACCTGCCCATCCCGTGGAGACAGAGTTATGTGGAAATGACGCCAAGTTCCTCTCATGGAGGTCAGTTAGAAGTGGGAAGTACAGTTAATGTAGTTGTGTCATATGTTGAAAACCCTAGTTATTTTTGGTGTCAGTTAAGTAGAAATTGCCACGACCTTAAGGTATTAATGGCTGAAATTCAGGAGTATTGTAAAAACTCCTCCAATCCATGTGCTTGGCCAGATTCTGTATGTTTAGCCCAGTACTCAGAGGATGAAAAGTGGTACAGGGCTCTAATTACTAGTGAAACTCCTTCTGCAGAAAAAGTAGAAGTTTTATATGTTGACTATGGCAACAGAGAGCAGGTCTCTCTAACAAACCTGCGCTCAACTAACAAACGCTTTCTTAAGTTAGAGGCTCAGGCTTTCAGGTGCAGCCTTTACAACTTAATCCAACCCAATGGTCAGGATCCTTTTGCTTGGGATGAAGCAGCAGTTCAGGCTTTTCAGGAGTTTGTCGATACTTCGTCATCTCAGTTGGATCTGAAGTGTACAGTATTTGCCTTGGCTTCAATAAAACATAAGGAGCTATTTAACATTGTAGATTTAATGACACCTTTTCAGAGTGCTTGCCAGTTTCTGACCGAGAGAGGTGTGGCCAGACCTTTGTCTCCTCAAAAGCCTCTGGTATCCTCGGTTCAGCTTCATTCTTACTATTATTCTATGCATGGTATCAAAATTGGGAGCGAGGAAGATGTTTTTATTACGCATGTTGAGGATCCATGGACATTTTACTGCCAGCTTGAAAGATGTGCAGATGTCTTGGCACAGCTTATGGATAACATTGATCGCCTAAGTGAAACAATGACCAGCTTAACAACCTCACAGAAGTCTGGGAGCTTGTGTCTAGCAAAGTATACTGATAATTGCTGGTACAGGGGACTgattacaaaaacaaaacctaatACGGAAGTCTTCTTTGTGGATTTTGGGAACACAGAGACAATAGAGAAAGATCATCTGCTTCCTTTACCCAGTGATGCTTGTGATATCTTGCTTTTGCCAATGCAGGCCATAAAGTGTTCCTTAGCTGATATATCTAATGTTCCCAAAGAAGCTACAACATGGTTTAAGCAAGCTGTCTTAGAAAGGCAATTAAAGGCAATAGTAGTAGCGAAGAAACCTGATGGTAAACTGTTGATCGAGTTGTTTGATGGTAGTACTCAAATTAATGTGAAACTGAAGGACTACACAGGACTTTGTAGGCATGTAGAAGATGAAACTTTGTGCTCTAGAAATACAAATGTGAATGAGAGGAATGAGGCTGCAGAGTCCGCTTTAAATGCAAGTAGGcctctggaaagaaaagaatgcaGATCTGAagcccagggaggagggaggagtaGCAAAAGGCACTTCAAGGAAGCAGATGTAAACGTTTTCCAGCCTGCTACAAAGGGAGATCTGGCAGATGGATTACTAGAGTCTGATGAAATGCTTAGCAGTGAGAAGGGtgcttttttgttaaataaagcaGGGGAGGAGTCTCTGCTCCCCATCCAGCTGAATGCACAGTCAAATATTAAATCTGATGCTGAAGGCAGCTGCATAACACTTAAAAAAGTATCTGATCTACTGCAACAGAAGATAGTGCCAGCTCTTAAAGTGTTAGTGTATGTGTCTCATGTAAATGATCCGCTGGATTTTTATGTTCAACTAGAAAGTGATGAGGCTCAGCTTAACAGCATTTCGGAAATCTTAAACAATAGGACACAAGCAGAGAAGCTTTGTGGACAACTTTTCCAAGCAGGAGACTTAATCAGTGCTGTTTATTCAGAAGACAGCCTGTGGTATCGAGCTGTAGTGAAGGAGAAGACTTGTGACAATTTGATAAGTATACAATATATTGATTATGGTAATACTTCAGTAATCAATGTTGATCAAGCACACAGACTCCCTGAAGACTTGTCATCTATTCCAGCAATAAGCATTCACTGCTTCCTAGGTGGACTTCGgtgcaaaaaaaatacagtctgggCAGAGAAAGCAGTGCTTTACTTCACCAAGAGAACAAGTGAGGTTCTTCTAACGTGTGAATTTGTAGAGAAAGTTGAGGATAAATGGGAAGTTGTTCTCAGTGACCATCAAGGTATAATAACAGTGGATTTAGCTGAGGAAAATCTTGCAAGTAGGGAAAGATCTTGTTCAACAGAAACACTTGATAGAGGAGAGAACAGTGACATGATAACTGTGTGTGAGCCTTCGCCTCCTCAGGGtcaaaatgaaatttcttgtGTAAGTGATTCTAAATCATTTATCTGGAAGTTTCCAGAGGCAGGTCAGACTGTAAAAATTCACGTCACAGTGGTAAATGGTCCAGAATACTTTTGGAGTCGCAGTGCTGATACAGAAGACATGAACTACatagaggaaaaaacagaggaagctgAAAACCATGGACTAAACTCTTTGAACGATTGCAGATCTTGTATTAAAAGGGGTGATATTTGTCTAGCAAAACATAGTGAAGATGGAAAGTTCTACAGAGCTAAAGTCAGTAGCATAAAAGGTGACACCGTAGTTGTTAGACATGTGGATTATGGAAGTGAGGAAGCTGTTAGCATGGAGATGGTCAGAGAGATTCCATGTGAATTGCTCAAAGTACCTAATCAAGCATTTGCTTGCTGTCTGTCAGGTTTTAGTTCTTCAGAGGGCTCATGGCTTAGTGAAGCAAAAGAGAAGTTTTATGATATGACTGAAAACCTcttattagaagctgaagtaataGAAACTCAGGAAGATAAAGCTTCTGAAGTTCCTCTCTCTGTTGTCAAGCTGGAAGCTTCTGGCAAGAGTATTAATGAAGAGATGAAGTCTTTTTGGAAGGCTAATAAAGGAACTGGTGACAACGCTTTCTCAAACCTCGAGAACCCCTTAAAGGAAAACAGATGTTCAAATGATGATATGGGTCTTTGTCTCAAAAGAGAAACTACTGCTGTTTTTGGATTAGCTCAAGAAGAAAGTGAAAGTGCTTTACTTTGTTCTGAACCTTTCCTGGGTGTAACTTCTGAGTGTTTAAATACTGTAGAAACAAATGTGTCAGTGGGAGCTGTTGAATCTATGTCTGGGAAGGCTGATGATGGATGTGAAACAGCTGAGCATCAAAGCAACTTTGATAAAGAGATACCTCTACCTGAAGGAGAGAGCAATAACAACGTATTACTAGAACCAATGAGAAGCTGTAGTCTTCCTATTTTGGGGAGTGAAATGAAAGCTTCAGAACAAGAATTATCTGAACTACTGTTTGGAGAGGATGCTGAGCTGAAAGCGGAACTGATAGGCAGTGCTTCGGCAGCCAGTCTTTTCCTGGGAAATGAACAAGAAGTGCAGGGATTGCCAGTGCTCCAGGTACAGTCATCTTCGAGTGATGAAACAGGGACGTTAATGGAACTGGATCAATTACAAAAGCACTCTTCGTATGATGATCTAAAAGAGTTAATGCTGGAGCTAGAGGCACTTTCAGTGCCACCTTCCTTTGGTGAAGAAACAAAGGACGCTCTGGAAACAGAGTTGCTTGAAATACAAACAGCTTTGGGCAGTGAAGCAGGGGAGAAAGTGTTGGAACAAGAATTGTTTGAGCTGCCAGTTGTGAGTGAGGACATGGGGGAGTTGGGGGCTCTGAAACCTCTTGAAATCTTACCATCGCTTCATGAGAGAGAGAACTCGGTGCCTTCAGTTAGTGATGGACTGAAGACAGTAGAGCTGATTCCACCCAGTCAGCTTGCTTTGGGAGAGAAGGCAAAAAATCTGGAATTGAATTTGTCTGGAGTTCATAAAGCAGAAGCTATACAAGAAGACTGGATGGAAGTAGAGCCTCCTCCCCTAAGGCTGTCTTCATCTGCTGATGGACCTGAGAAACAACTGGACCAGAAGACCCATGACATGCTGTCAGTGCTAGGTGCCGAAATTGAGCAATTTCTGGAACTGGTGGCGCCTGATGTGCAGCCATCTTATGAAGATGGGGAGGATGACTCGTTGGGGTTGGAACACACTGCACTGCAAAGTTCTGCAAATAGTGGAAGTCAATTTTCGTTTCTTACAAAAGATGTAATGAATCAGAGGTCTGTTTGCACTGTAAAATCACATGACTGCAAAGTTGAGAAACATGAGgagaggcagaagaagaaagaggactGTTATGTGGAAGAATGGATGAAACAAGACTTGACTGACTTACTTAAAGGATGTGGAAATACATGTGTGCACTCTTCAGACTGTAAGCCTGGGGATGAAGAAGTGGAGAAAAAGCCGAATGAGAACTTGGCTGACCGTGGTGCAG AACACAAGGAGTATACTTGTAATCTGAAGGGTTTTGCTGTTGGTTCCAAATGTGTGGTGTGGACTTCTCTAAAATGGTGCGAGGCTCGCATTTTGGGGGTATCTGAAAGAGGTACCAGG GTCTTGAATCTCTCCAGTGGCAATGAGGAGCTTGTGGGTCCTGAGAATGTGTGGAACGGTATTCCTGACTGGGCTGCCAGCTCACCTGAG GCAATAACCCCTGCAACAGAAGACTTGTACTCCTTACCAGAGAAGTCCTTACTTCAAG AAAAGCAAATGGGCTGCAGTTCAGATTTAGCTGAAGATCCTCATGTCCTCCAACACCCCTGA
- the LOC141921895 gene encoding taste receptor type 2 member 9-like, which produces MEACHSQDKFNITLYGAIAMVIITPQAFAGMWINAFIVSVLCVTWLKKKTFNSNEKILLVLGCSRFWFLCSTWIYSFFSVIYPRCFSVHPIPQLFAAIQSFFNSYNLWASAFLCVFYCIKIATFRHIFFIYLKLKIDRIVPWLLLGLLFSSLFLCILAYDFTDKTCCQNLNSTTLGNLWESNVRIDERFFPMFFISGLGITTVFLAVIFSVLLLLFSLWRHKCKMQTNSMKDLSMDAHIKAMKSILSFFFIYSINFICLVLMLIYTSKMENSVMFLISVFLYVFPSVHSLILILSNPKLKKALLRTLPCVKCKVCMK; this is translated from the coding sequence ATGGAAGCTTGTCACTCTCAAGATAAATTTAATATCACTTTATATGGTGCCATCGCTATGGTCATCATCACACCTCAGGCATTTGCTGGCATGTGGATAAATGCTTTCATTGTTTCTGTGCTTTGTGTTACTTGGctcaaaaagaaaaccttcaacTCTAATGAGAAGATCTTGCTGGTTCTGGGGTGCtccaggttttggtttttgtgcAGCACATggatatattcctttttttcagtaatttatcCCCGGTGCTTTTCTGTTCACCCCATACCCCAACTATTTGCAGCTATTCAAAGCTTTTTTAATTCTTACAACTTGTgggcttctgcttttctttgtgttttttattgTATAAAAATTGCAACTTTCAGGCACATCTTCTTCATCTACCTGAAACTAAAAATTGACAGGATTGTACCATGGCTGTTATTGGGTTTACTGTTTTCATCCCTGTTCCTCTGCATCCTTGCCTATGACTTCACTGATAAAACGTGCTGCCAAAACCTCAATTCTACCACCCTAGGAAATCTGTGGGAATCGAATGTCAGAATTGATGAACGTTTTTTCCCTATGTTTTTTATCAGTGGCTTAGGAATTACCACTGTATTCCTGGCAGTAATCTTTtctgtccttctcctcctcttttctctctggaGACACAAATGCAAGATGCAAACAAACTCAATGAAGGACCTCAGCATGGATGCCCATATCAAAGCCATGAAAtctattttgtcctttttcttcatttacagcATTAACTTTATATGTTTGGTCTTGATGCTGATTTATACCAGTAAGATGGAAAATTCTGTGATGTTtctcatttcagtatttctgtatgtttttccGTCTGTTCATTCCCTTATTCTGATTCTCAGCAATCCCAAACTGAAAAAGGCACTGCTGAGGACTCTGCCCTGTGTGAAGTGCAAGGTCTGCATGAAGTAG